The following proteins are encoded in a genomic region of Gammaproteobacteria bacterium:
- a CDS encoding prepilin-type N-terminal cleavage/methylation domain-containing protein: protein MGKSHKKQSGMTLIELVIIIIVLAIISAIAAPRFVDIKTDAVAAAQAGTRGGMMSAYTVSVGADLGTPTWTTYISKIIDMNCGAANGICDSADFDTDVGANADLQYQFYSDATCTTAIAAGADLVFAFRLGAINAAPIAADACIELR, encoded by the coding sequence ATGGGGAAAAGTCATAAAAAGCAATCGGGCATGACCTTGATCGAACTGGTCATCATCATTATTGTGCTGGCGATTATTTCCGCCATCGCTGCGCCCCGATTTGTAGACATCAAAACCGACGCCGTTGCCGCCGCTCAGGCAGGGACGCGTGGCGGTATGATGTCGGCTTATACCGTTTCTGTTGGTGCAGATCTCGGTACTCCGACATGGACCACATATATCAGTAAAATCATAGACATGAACTGTGGCGCTGCGAACGGCATCTGCGATTCGGCAGATTTCGATACCGATGTGGGCGCCAACGCCGATCTTCAATATCAATTCTATTCAGACGCAACATGTACCACTGCCATTGCTGCAGGTGCCGATCTGGTATTTGCCTTTCGCCTGGGAGCGATAAACGCCGCACCCATCGCCGCTGACGCCTGTATCGAACTACGCTAG
- the cysK gene encoding cysteine synthase A — MTRRYDSILQLVGNTPVIRINKLAPKGVDVFVKAESFNPMGSVKDRLALGVIEDAEKRGVLKPGQTIVEATSGNTGIGLAMVCAERGYPLVITMAESFSVERRKLMRFLGAKVILTPAATKGTGMVAKADELARKHGWWQSKQFENPANAEMHMRTTAQEILEDFADISLDYWVSGTGTGGTVNGVSRVLRERSPNTRIIVCEPASAQLIASGIAQPHDENGLDITHPSFTPHPMQGWTPDFIPELVREVIDSHSFDELLAIENADAMRCSKDLAQKEGIFVGISAGATLAGALRVARTAPAGSNILCMLPDTGERYLSTPLFGDIGADMNEAELEIARSTPNYCLEPVVALEA; from the coding sequence GTGACGCGGAGATACGACAGTATTCTACAACTAGTGGGAAATACCCCAGTGATACGCATAAACAAGCTGGCGCCAAAAGGTGTAGATGTGTTTGTTAAGGCGGAATCGTTTAATCCTATGGGCTCGGTCAAGGACCGCCTGGCTCTTGGTGTTATTGAAGATGCGGAAAAGCGGGGCGTGTTGAAACCAGGTCAAACCATCGTAGAGGCGACCAGCGGGAATACAGGAATTGGCCTGGCCATGGTCTGCGCCGAGCGCGGCTATCCGCTGGTTATCACGATGGCTGAGTCCTTTAGCGTCGAAAGGCGCAAGTTGATGCGCTTTCTGGGCGCAAAAGTCATACTGACTCCTGCCGCAACGAAAGGGACCGGTATGGTGGCCAAGGCCGATGAACTGGCGCGCAAACATGGTTGGTGGCAATCCAAACAATTCGAAAATCCAGCGAATGCGGAAATGCATATGCGTACCACGGCACAAGAGATACTTGAAGACTTCGCCGATATTTCACTCGATTACTGGGTGAGTGGAACCGGCACCGGTGGAACCGTCAACGGGGTTTCGCGAGTACTCCGTGAAAGGAGTCCGAATACCAGGATCATCGTGTGCGAGCCTGCATCGGCACAATTAATTGCCAGTGGTATTGCGCAACCTCATGACGAGAATGGCCTCGATATTACGCACCCAAGTTTTACGCCCCATCCCATGCAGGGATGGACGCCGGATTTTATACCTGAGTTGGTGAGAGAAGTGATCGACAGTCACAGCTTTGATGAGTTACTCGCTATTGAAAACGCCGACGCAATGCGTTGTTCCAAAGACCTTGCGCAAAAAGAAGGTATCTTTGTTGGTATTTCTGCAGGGGCAACCCTGGCAGGCGCGTTAAGAGTGGCGAGAACCGCACCGGCAGGAAGCAACATTTTGTGTATGCTTCCAGACACCGGAGAACGATACTTGTCTACGCCTTTGTTTGGTGACATAGGGGCAGATATGAATGAGGCCGAACTGGAAATTGCTCGTTCGACCCCCAACTATTGCCTTGAGCCCGTCGTCGCGCTTGAAGCCTAA
- a CDS encoding GspE/PulE family protein: protein MTKSLRLGELLLQSGVITEKQLKLALNSQKKSGRKLGQELLSGGHLNEDALIEALAKQLNIAKINLNELKLNPNVSRKFPEQLSRHYNCLVYAETDSHFEVVMDDPTDIHAYDELTRILGKRIVTSIGPRKDITHTIKSVYRRGSEIRGLAAELGRDLEANAVKEEKTSVNTGETPVAKFLHTMFEDAIAVNASDIHIEPGAEKFTIRLRQDGVLTEQAVADKKLCAALISRLKLMASLDISEKRLPQDGRFQIRIKNSDIDVRLSTVPAYYGESAVMRLLDQSKDILNLEQTGMTGAILEQVRKLTSAAQGMLLVTGPTGSGKTTTLYGALSEINKPDVKILTVEDPIEYRLPGIIQVQVNPKIGLDFSDVLRTFLRQDPDIILVGEMRDKETVEIGMKAAMTGHLVLSTLHTNDAISTITRLLDMGAQPYLIASSLQGILAQRLLRRICKHCSQDYQPDEKQTELMRSIWGEQIDGLAFKQGSGCVKCQNLGYSGRVAVYEMLMMEPELVRAIQAADIDKFAELARQQKGFKRLQTTALQMAAKGITTVEQVIRLGLS from the coding sequence ATGACAAAAAGTCTCCGGTTGGGTGAGCTGTTGCTACAAAGCGGTGTGATCACCGAAAAGCAACTCAAGCTCGCCCTGAATTCCCAGAAGAAATCTGGACGAAAACTCGGCCAGGAACTGCTGTCAGGCGGACATCTTAACGAAGATGCCTTGATTGAGGCACTGGCAAAACAACTAAACATCGCGAAAATCAATCTCAACGAATTAAAGCTAAATCCCAATGTTTCCAGAAAATTTCCGGAGCAGTTGTCCCGTCATTACAACTGTCTCGTTTATGCCGAAACCGATTCCCATTTTGAAGTCGTCATGGACGATCCAACCGATATACATGCTTACGATGAACTGACCAGAATTTTAGGCAAACGCATTGTTACGTCAATTGGTCCGCGTAAGGATATTACGCACACCATTAAAAGTGTTTACCGACGTGGTTCTGAAATTCGTGGCCTTGCTGCGGAACTGGGTCGCGACCTCGAAGCCAATGCAGTAAAGGAAGAAAAAACCTCGGTCAATACCGGAGAGACACCGGTAGCCAAGTTTTTACATACCATGTTTGAAGACGCTATTGCGGTAAACGCCTCTGATATTCACATCGAACCGGGAGCAGAAAAATTCACTATCCGTTTGCGTCAGGACGGTGTGTTAACCGAGCAGGCAGTGGCAGACAAAAAACTTTGTGCTGCCTTGATCTCACGCCTAAAGCTGATGGCCAGTCTGGATATTTCGGAAAAACGATTGCCACAAGACGGGCGCTTTCAGATACGAATAAAAAATTCGGATATCGATGTTCGTCTCTCGACGGTGCCAGCCTATTACGGCGAGTCAGCCGTGATGCGCTTGCTTGATCAATCAAAGGATATTCTCAATCTTGAACAAACCGGAATGACGGGCGCCATACTGGAGCAGGTAAGAAAGCTGACTTCTGCCGCCCAGGGTATGTTGCTGGTTACCGGTCCTACGGGTAGCGGTAAAACAACAACGCTCTACGGCGCGCTTAGCGAAATCAACAAGCCGGATGTCAAGATACTCACGGTGGAAGATCCCATCGAATATCGCTTACCCGGAATTATACAAGTACAGGTCAATCCAAAAATCGGGCTCGATTTCTCCGATGTGCTGCGGACGTTCTTGCGGCAAGATCCGGATATCATTCTGGTTGGTGAAATGCGCGACAAGGAGACCGTCGAAATCGGTATGAAGGCCGCAATGACAGGTCATCTTGTTTTGTCCACGCTACATACCAACGATGCGATTTCTACCATAACCCGTTTGCTCGACATGGGCGCACAACCCTATTTAATCGCCTCGTCGTTACAGGGTATCCTGGCGCAGCGTCTTTTGCGACGAATCTGCAAACATTGCAGCCAGGACTATCAGCCGGATGAAAAACAAACGGAATTGATGCGTTCAATCTGGGGTGAGCAAATCGACGGGCTTGCCTTCAAGCAGGGTAGCGGCTGCGTAAAATGTCAGAACCTGGGTTATTCGGGGCGTGTCGCGGTGTATGAAATGCTGATGATGGAACCTGAGCTGGTGCGCGCCATTCAGGCAGCCGATATCGACAAATTCGCAGAATTGGCGCGACAACAAAAGGGGTTTAAGCGCCTGCAAACAACGGCATTACAAATGGCCGCCAAGGGAATTACGACGGTCGAACAAGTCATACGTCTGGGACTTTCGTAG
- a CDS encoding type II secretion system GspH family protein, with product MKSGQHGITLIELIISIVVIGILVAIATTRVNTSSITLSQQAEAFAADIRHTQSLAIHWGCQLTIAATTAPAEYQVLSKSSYAGKICSAAATVIKDPRNGNDFTATLVNGIVFSANQTLYFDSFGRPIDIVGSIISADTVFTLTKSGVSYEIRVVPLSGYVTVVKL from the coding sequence ATGAAATCAGGACAGCATGGAATTACCCTGATCGAGTTAATCATCAGCATCGTCGTCATCGGTATTTTAGTGGCCATTGCGACCACACGGGTAAATACGTCAAGCATTACCCTTAGCCAACAGGCAGAGGCATTCGCTGCAGATATACGCCACACCCAATCACTGGCTATTCATTGGGGGTGTCAGCTGACTATCGCCGCGACAACCGCGCCCGCTGAGTATCAGGTTTTGAGCAAATCCAGCTACGCGGGAAAAATATGCAGCGCTGCGGCAACCGTGATAAAAGATCCACGAAACGGCAACGATTTCACTGCGACGTTGGTTAACGGTATCGTCTTTAGCGCCAATCAAACCCTTTACTTCGATAGCTTCGGACGTCCAATAGATATCGTTGGAAGTATCATCAGTGCTGACACCGTGTTTACACTCACCAAGAGTGGTGTCAGTTATGAAATTCGCGTCGTTCCTTTGTCCGGCTATGTCACCGTGGTGAAGTTATGA
- a CDS encoding prepilin-type N-terminal cleavage/methylation domain-containing protein, with protein MKKQQSGMTLIELVIIIIVLAIIAAIAAPRFVDLKTDAVAAAQAGTRGGVMSAYTVSVAADLDTPTWTTFISKIIDMTCGAANGICDSADFDGDTNADVQYQFYADANCVTAVAAGADQLFSMKEGAVNAAPVVADPCVNLN; from the coding sequence GTGAAGAAGCAGCAATCAGGTATGACCCTCATAGAACTGGTTATCATCATAATCGTATTAGCGATTATTGCGGCCATTGCTGCGCCGCGATTTGTCGATTTGAAAACCGACGCCGTCGCAGCGGCGCAAGCGGGTACTCGTGGAGGCGTGATGTCTGCCTACACGGTTTCCGTAGCCGCCGATCTGGATACACCGACCTGGACGACATTCATCAGCAAGATTATCGATATGACATGTGGCGCGGCGAACGGTATTTGTGACTCTGCCGATTTTGATGGTGACACGAATGCCGATGTTCAATACCAGTTTTACGCGGACGCCAACTGCGTTACCGCGGTTGCTGCTGGCGCCGATCAATTATTTTCTATGAAAGAAGGCGCAGTTAATGCTGCTCCTGTGGTCGCTGATCCCTGCGTCAATCTGAACTAA
- a CDS encoding type II secretion system F family protein: MAIFRYQGRNRSGQKVIGQLEANSKEAVAKHLQASGIIPIAINADVPPQHVKDNGRESGSAIGFGRNKLKIDDLIFFSRQMYTLTKSSVPILSALDGLVETSENKRLKKAIQGIRRSLDEGYDLTGAMQRQNDVFSRLYISLVRIGETSGKLDEIFSAIAYYLQKEKDTRDKVKSALMYPITVMIVVTIGLVVANLFVLPAFVELYKNFNATLPIATRILISFSEYTRMYGYYVAGGLLGFIVLMRAWLSTYEGRFFWHRRQYRIPVVGSLLKQSSVSRFAHAMSITYRAGVPMEQSLRIIGPVVGNLYMEQQIATMHSRVERGESVTRAATHAGIFPSIVIQMIHVGEESGTLDEMLTEVAEYYEREIDQSIKMLSAALEPLIIIFIAVIVTILALGVFLPMISLLGAIK, from the coding sequence ATGGCAATCTTTAGATATCAGGGAAGAAATCGCTCCGGGCAAAAAGTGATTGGTCAACTTGAGGCCAATAGCAAGGAAGCTGTCGCGAAGCATTTGCAAGCCTCCGGTATTATACCTATTGCCATTAATGCTGACGTGCCTCCGCAGCATGTGAAAGATAACGGGCGAGAGTCTGGTTCTGCAATAGGGTTTGGTCGCAACAAACTCAAAATTGATGACCTGATATTTTTCAGTCGGCAAATGTATACGCTTACCAAATCCTCGGTACCGATTCTAAGCGCCCTCGATGGACTGGTCGAGACCAGTGAAAACAAACGTCTGAAAAAAGCAATACAAGGTATACGGCGCAGTCTTGATGAAGGCTACGACCTCACCGGCGCGATGCAGAGACAAAATGATGTTTTCTCCCGGCTATATATTAGTTTGGTACGTATAGGTGAAACCTCTGGCAAGCTGGATGAAATCTTCAGTGCAATTGCCTACTACTTACAAAAAGAAAAAGACACGCGGGACAAAGTAAAATCCGCATTGATGTATCCCATCACCGTTATGATTGTGGTTACCATTGGTTTGGTTGTGGCGAATCTTTTTGTGTTACCGGCCTTTGTCGAGCTGTACAAAAACTTCAACGCCACGCTACCGATTGCGACGCGCATACTGATTTCATTTTCTGAATATACGCGCATGTATGGCTATTACGTGGCGGGTGGTCTGCTTGGTTTTATTGTGCTGATGCGTGCCTGGCTTAGCACCTACGAAGGTCGCTTCTTCTGGCACCGTCGACAATACCGTATTCCCGTTGTGGGCAGCTTGCTTAAGCAAAGCAGCGTCAGTCGATTCGCTCATGCGATGTCGATTACCTATCGCGCTGGCGTGCCTATGGAGCAAAGTCTCAGAATCATTGGTCCTGTGGTCGGCAATCTGTATATGGAGCAGCAGATCGCGACGATGCACTCACGGGTAGAGCGTGGTGAAAGTGTTACCCGCGCGGCTACACATGCAGGCATATTTCCCTCAATTGTGATTCAAATGATTCATGTCGGCGAAGAGTCAGGAACCCTGGATGAAATGCTCACAGAGGTAGCGGAATATTATGAACGGGAGATTGATCAGTCGATCAAGATGCTTTCTGCCGCCCTGGAGCCGCTTATTATTATCTTTATCGCCGTCATTGTGACCATTCTGGCGCTGGGTGTATTTCTCCCCATGATCAGTCTGCTAGGCGCTATAAAATGA